Within Bactrocera oleae isolate idBacOlea1 chromosome 6, idBacOlea1, whole genome shotgun sequence, the genomic segment aattttccgcAATGAAAAACGCAAACACATGTAACTGAGTTTCCtgatttatgttatatatatttttgtttacgtaGGTATTTCTCTTGGGCAAATGCATAACAACACCACTTGAACAACTCGACAATACAAGAATATTGTCAATTTTTATCGCTTACCTCGACAAAACATGTGTCCAAAAGTAAAAAGCaggcaaattttttttgcatttcattaATTACTAGTGAAATTCGGTGGTGTAGCAAAATCAAGTCGGTCAAATTGGGTCGTTTCCCCGTGGATTGTAGCACCGTTCCACTTTCCGCATTGGTTGAAAAGCAGAGACGCGAGCCAGTGACGGCCACAGTCTCGACGCGTTCATCAAACGGAAGTGATCGGTCGTTCGTTGCATTTTGTTCTTCGGAGTAGTCGCGACAATCAAATTATAATTGCTGGAGCTTATGCGGTTTCGGATTACCTTTCATTGGATTACATACACAAAAggatacatacatgtgtgcttGCCAttctatacacatatgtatatattggctTATGAAGCGTGTGTTGTGAATAAAAATTCGAATTTGTTATGAAAGTGTGATTCGATCCTTGTGACGGCATTGTAACATGATACACTTCTATCATTAACATGCAATGAACATGTTTAgcaatcatatttttattatgctaTTAAAATTGATTGCGGTGTCGTGAAATGtggataaaaaagtgaaaattaaaaaaaatatatatgcatgtaaaaaaaaaaacaaaaattggaaagttagcgaaaatacttgtaatatctaatttatgaatatagctacatatacacatgtacgcACACATATGATATACTAAACAGTGGGTGTGATTGTTAATACCGTTTTTggaaccaaaaatatatataaagttccCACTGGGCCCCAATTGATGGATACCGTTATACCATAACATAAAGCGTGCTACAATAATGTCAAAAATGAAGTTATTAACCGATGGTAGGTGTAAAATCATATATAATTGATCGAAATATGTATACCCTAAGGATATAATCCATAATTTCTTATTCTGCAGCGTTGTGGTTAATTCTAAAGAactgtttaaatatttcattcaacGTAAAATTGGATTCaaataatatatgcatgtacatatgtgaataaaagtaaataaaatggaaattacTCCACGGAGTACTTCTGTAAATAAGCttttaccatctgatcaaatttgggTCGGATTGGTTCATTTAAACTGCGCACGATTTCCAAAGAAAtaacatttgtgtttttagttGTATAACTTTTcctatgttcgtgtgaagtttgcaCTCCATATGTGAATTGGTGAGTGTTTGGCTactgtttgtttacgacacgAAAAGTTTGTCGATTTTTaccatatataacatatttaacaACGAATTTGCttggaatttttttgtttacaatggACTCTACTTTACCACGAACAGAAATATTGGAAtgacacaaagcattcagtgaaggtcgtgaaatcatcgaaaatttgcttcgtgcgagtcgtccatccacctctgttaatggtGTTAATTATAACAATTGAAAAAGTTAGGTATACTGTATTTGAAAACTGTCGTTTTGGCATcaaagagatagcagaggatcttgcgtcttggttaatgttttatttatgaagTGTGTCAAtactagactcgtaccaaaaaacctgaatcttttgcaaaaccgACGTCGAATGGAGGTCGcaaaaagagatgcttgacaacgctTGACAGCAgaggaccctacattcatcgACCGCTTACTACTGTTGTCGAGAATGAAAAATTGAGTAAAGCgttgacatttttattttttgtcagtccggttcAATTTTCATCAGATGGTATACCTAACTGATACCAAGTTACTTGTTATAAGCGTCATTTAGGGGAATATGCagaaaatatgcatatgtattagtTGACCTTGGTCTTTTAGCAGCCTCGAAAAGTTATGCCAGTGTAAGGTCATATAGCTCTACAAACTCACCTCTATGACCAAACTCTAAACTCAATCGTCTAATTCTTTAAGTTTGTCGATTTCTTTATGTTCTCGTTCCAAACATTTCGGCCATATCAAGGGTCGGACTATGAATGCATTTGGGGTTTCTCATAATTCACTACATGAACACATTTCGCGCAGTAGATGTTTGAAAAGCTATCTTCATCTTCAACTGCACCATTGACCATCGTCAAATGGTGTTTAGAGCGAAGCAACTAGCTTATGTCTGTTTAACGGTTAGTTTAAGTTCATTATTCTGGATCGGTATTTCCGGTCTAGCGTTGCCGTGTCGTTAAATTTCGTTTCGACAACAACGGAAAATGCCAAATGCACTCCGTGTATGACATTTTGCGCAATATCCGTTACGGTCCATTCGTTGTCCTCCGTTTTTGTCGAGACGAGCTGAATTACTTTTGACTGCCTGTTTGCTCGTCTGTctttgcaagcgataacttgaaaaAAGAACTAAGATATCTTGAAGATACTTTGTACATGTATTTCTTGGTGCTATggggaggttggtattgcagatgggcgtaagcgGCCtattgccatgcccacaaaatggCTTAGATCATAAAgtgaaattattacaaattataatattatatataaaactgttatttggtgcagAGGATCCAAATGGTAAGTGGCACTTGTGGGCTGAAGATTTTTGAAAAGTGACATGACCCCGCTCTATAACAGGTTTAGcgtacatatctcacaaacttcTAAAGCTGTATCAACACAACTTGCTGGCACTTCGTTAAACAGTGTAAAATAGGGGTGAAATTTGGTGATAACCACGCCCTCTTCCCATAtaatggttatgttgaaaactatttaAAGCACGATAACTCATTCAATAAATACAGAAGGATACAACGACATCTACTTCCTAtatgacacaattttaaaacccatctgattatttcactttaaagTGAACAAATCAAGCTCCAATGAAGATAACGGGATATAACTTTTCACAAGTAGTGCTTTTATGCAATTCCAAAAATTCGAAATGTCTGACCATAACTTTAGCAGCTccttagtttttaaaatattggtcCATCTgagagatatattattgaagagATTCAGACAGCATACTTGTATTTATCTGGTAATAGTATGTGGtgatgccaaaaatggataaaaacgCGTGCCTAAAggccaatatatataatatatatatatatatatatatatatcttagagaaattaagttaatatataatactgGATAAGCTATAGTTTATGCCGGAAATATGTGAAGGGGATTCACGAATTACTCCTGTTGCCAATtactacatataatttttttattctagcaGACTAACTAAAATTGCATGGAAACATGTTTCCGAGAATACCAGAGTAATGCGTTAATGCAATCAGTGTAGTAGGGAGGTTGTATTTTCTATCGGATTTTAAAGCGTTTATGTCGGTGCATATGTAACAcacatattgaaaataattggaaaagttttcttaaaaattatatggcgTAACGCTGAATTTGAATGAAATCGGTCTATACCTTGACCTAAACCCCATAaccctaatatattatataatataaaatatatattattacaatactataaaaatatagtaatgaaactaattttatctatgacctataatacaTGTGAATAAGAATCCAAATTAGATTGTAATCCATTGATACTTTCGCATTATGAATATTGATTTCTTatgcaacatattatatttatgtatactatACTTATTgcagaaaatatgtgaattcgTTGTACGAATTTCGCCAGCTGCCTTACACTACAATCGagagttatcttcataaaattttgtgaaaatatgttctcgcgTAAACTTGAGTcatgtcaaaagttaatgcaattttaatgaaatttagtagacatgtaattattattatgttaacTGTTTCTTTGGCTGACATTCCCTCATATAccaaatacgagtatattgaatttatacatatgtacatatgtatgtacaatatatctcatttgagttaaattggttgattttaatataaatctttCTGCCATTAAGCTGTAGTAATCAAAGTAAGTGAGTCTAAGacttgtaatatatttatagcatacataagttaataatacCCCAAATGTGATTGTAATCCTTTCAGGATTTCGTCAAGTAACGAATTGTGAGTTTTtatgtaacattttttatttttaatattacataaagttttgcaatacctgaaagtatttccccatctttgatctttgcaaattgtgagagtataaaatgtttggttgtACCCGAACTTTAGACTAGTATTtgtcattaaaataaaatttttgtatgtttccattttaatacaataatttgtTGATTATAGATATTGATGTGTTCTGTCCAAGATCtcaaagaaaatgtttaaagacTTTTCTATTTCAAATACTCGCCATATCTGGAATAACATTGATGGTGCTGTTCCTAATCCTGGTTTATCATGCAATAAGGCTTGATAGAGGCggtaagttttaaaaatttatggatGCGCACCTTCAAGTATAATGTATGCATACACTTTCTCGATTGCACCCAGGTAAGGATCATACTTTTGACACATTGAGTTTGGAAcatcaaaaaatacaaaataattcacCCTTTGTTGATTTACCTCGAGATGGAGGAATTCGAGCCGCTGATGGTCCGACTTCCAACTATGAACATAAAATAACCAATAAGTATTATCCAAGTTTAGACGTCCAGCATTTGCATCCTCCAGTTTCGGACCATCGACATCGTAGAACTCTGCCTGACATGTTGGATCCTGTATTTTTAGAGCGTAGTCCCAACTTCGATAGTCTGTTTACAAAAGTGCGAGACAAGCGAACTCGTAAGGAGTTGGATAAATTAGAGAAGGAATACTTTCGTTGCAAAAAAGAGTCAGTAAAGACTAGCAGTTGCATGGTTGCATTTTTAAAACTGTACTACTTAGCTAAAGAAATCAGtgagaaaatggaaaaaatgaaAGAGATATTTAACGATAATGAAGAAACACATACACGGAGCAAAAGTTCGGATTCAAAAGAGTCCAATGAACTCAAAGAAGATGTTCACAAGGACGATAACAGCCATGAAGAAATCACTTCAAAAACGGAGTCCAGCTTAACTACTGTGACGAAAGAAGGTGGCGTTGCGTATCAAAATTCTAGTACTAAGGACGACGAGGAACAAATTCATTTTAGTTGGATAATAGATGGACAAGGCGATAATTTTCCAAATAAAGACGCTACAAAGGAAAGTACAAATGGAACAACACCAAGTATTTTGCCAAAAACAACCACAGACAAGAAAGTTTCACTTGCTGTCTTAGATAGTACTCAAACAACTGTgactttgaacaaaaatttGCCTAATAGTACAGATCATGGAACCGAAAGCGCACAGACGGAAGCACCGAAGAATCATAACGATACAAGTTTTACCCACACAGAAAATGAATCACATAAAATAAGCTGGATTTTAGATGGTTTTGAAAGTGATAATGAAACAATACCCGGAGATAAGCCAGTAATACCCGAGACTAGTGCGAAAccgttgaaaaaaaattttaccactGAATTTGTTGAGCATACCTCTGCTACAACGCAAGCAACAAAGATGACTGTAGATGATAAACCTGAAAAGATTAGTTGGATAATAGATGGACATCACGAAGAAGATGAAGAACTAAAAGATAAGCTTACGAATACGACACAGTTCAGTTTATCTGAAGAATCAACATTCAGGAGCACAGATAAAGTAACCTGGATTTTAGATGAAAACCAAAATGAAGAAACAACTATGAAAGCTACATCGCAATCAACAATGAAAATAGAAGACAAACCCCATAGAATCAGTTGGATTATTGATGGTAACGATGACAATATTGTAACTGCGTCCTCAACAAGGACCGCTTCGACGTCGACACGCGATATATTTGAAGAATTGGAAGAGGTAACGGAAGCTGTTGAAAAAGAAGAAGATAAGTTGCGCAAATTGAAATACGACTCAATAATTGAAGAAGAAAACAATTCCTATGATCAATACAAATTTGACGTTTCAACCACAACACTTCCTCGTGAGCCAACACCCCACCTGGTAATGAATCAAACGGTTACGCTCACTAATACCACAAACGTTACAATAACTTATGGCGGGGACTGTGTTACAACGCTAAAACCCATACAGGACCTTGAACAGGAACGTATAAGCGGTAACAATGGCTCACATCTACTGGATTATCCTTCCAGTGTGGAGAATATGCTTGACAGCTCTGAGGACCACCACAGTTTTAAACCCATAGGACAAGATATTACTTGGCCAAACAATAAGAATGCTACCACATCCACAAGTACACCATATGATCCTAAAGTTTGGGAGGATCTATTTCGTAAGAACTCAATGGTACAACATCGGCGGGATGAATTGATTGATACATTCGAGATAGGAAATATAGAGTCTATGATGAAATTTGGTGCCAAACTGAATTCAGCAAACACAAATGCTTTCCACggtatgtttttttatatatatacaaccacTGATTTTACAGTGTAAACCGAAACATTTTCAGATGCGCAATTCCTGTCGCTGTGTGATCAAATGGCAAGACGTTTGCAAAACAAAGGCACTCACATAGTTTCTGATACTTTCACACCGGCACCGAGTTCGCAGTTTACAAGCCGTGGCCCCGGAGGCTTTCCTGTTACCGGTGAAACAATGAAGGCTACAGCCCAGTTCCTTTACAATCCCAATTTCGGTATGCCTACCATACCTATATGCTTTTACTTAACCCCTGCCAATTTTCGCGTAAGTAATCAGCACCCTATGTGGTCATCATACTTCCAAGGCATGCCAGTCAGCTATACTAGCGGTCCTATGAGTTTCAACACGCCAAatggttttttctttttgcctCAGAACGTTGGTCCAACGGCAAATTTCTTTGGTCAAACTGGGAGTACGGGCATTGGCGGGTAAGTACTTCATAGCCCCCATTGGACCATTGCACGTATTTTTTACTTTAGATAGTGACTTGTTGTAGCCAAAGTAACATGGGTAATCTGTTTACGAAGAATGCTGCACCaagaaaacagcaacaacaattcttTTGCACTTACATGCAAAACAACAATAGTCCCAGCGGTGCCAGTGGTAGTGGACTTGGTAGCAATATTAACGCGATGGGATTCTCCAACGGAAGTTTTAAGATGCGAACGAGCGGTCAAAATCTGTCGAGCGATATCATTTACGCCTCATATACCAATATTCCTGATCATTTGGGCCATGCGGATCATTTTCAGTGTCCACTGCCAGGGCAGACAGGTTGTTATGGCGGCAAAGAGTGTATACAAACAAGTGCTTGGTGTGACGGTTATGTGGACTGTTCCGACAGTAGTGACGAGGCAGCTTGTCGTTGCATAGATCGTTTGGCCAGCAAACGTATTTGTGACGGATATGCTGATTGTCCGATGGGTGAAGATGAACTTGGTTGTTTTGGTTGCTCCGATTTAATATATTCCTGTTATGACAGTCCTGAAGAATATACTGCATTCAATCGGTCGACGGTTTCAATGTGTTACAGTGCAACTGAAAAGTGTGACGGCATCATGAATTGTCTGAATGGACGAGACGAGCTTGAATGCAATATCATTGTTAAAGATGTGATGGATCATATGGTGAGCCACAGATTTAGTAAAAATGATTTTCCctacattttatttcttttctaatAGTCCCATGCTGTGTCCAGTTCGAGCGGTTTCCTCTTCCGCAATTATCGGGGTGAATGGTATCCTGTTTGCAACAACGCTCAAAAGTGGGCTAATCAAGCCTGTGCTAGTGAATCTGAATTCAGCGCCACACCGAATGTGACTTTTCGTGCGATAACATTACCTGGCCCCTTTATTGAACCGACTTTAGTTGGACAGGCACACTTTCCTCAGTCTTGTCAGCAACGGGATGCACACGATAAGCTCGTGGACCAGGCTGCTTATGTCAATTGCTCAACGTCAATGTGTGGTTTAGTGAAGAAGAAAACTGTAAAAGCTTTTCGTCGAAAACGTTCAAGAGCTATGACGGCATCGCAAACAATGAAGAAGCAACAACAGCGTGGAATATTCAATGGACGCATTGTTGGAGGTAGCTATAGCGCACCAATGCAATGGCCCTTCGTCGTTGCCATATATAGAGATGGCAAATTTCATTGTGGTGGAACAATATATTCCGAAAATTGGGTAACTAcattaatgaattaaaattcataggttccatacatacaaataaggATAAGAGAATCGAACTATGCTTTGCAGATTAGCGACAACTTTTTTGATGAGTTAAAAGTGCAATGCCGGAATCGGAAAGATCCGCTCATTTATTATTTGTGCGGTTTGTTATAAAGTTTTGCTCTTTTCGGCTTAATTTGATACAAATGGTGGTTTTGGGAAAGCATTGGTATCTTTGAAAGTTTGCATACAATGCTTCGATTTGCAGCTTCGTCGCTTTAAGCTGAAATATCAACGCATCTATCGAACCATCCAATGCATCTATCGTTAGATTTGAAAGAACTTTTCGAATTAGGATATTAGACCATTTATTGTACCAACGTCCCAAATACTTTATTTCATTGGTCTGGACTTAAAGTAAACCGGTATTCCGTTGTACTCAATTATAAGAACATGAGTACTCatacattatatttttgaaaaattaacggTACACATTTATCATGCCCaaaaatatactgaaatatATTATGCTAGTAAAACATTTCGCATTAAAATCATTCCTTTGTCGTTATTCCGAAGTCTTATACTTTAAAGGAACACCGATTTCCAATCCACTGTTCTGAAAATGCGGGTTAAATGGTTTTTTAGTCTATAGGATTTCGGTGAGACTATTCTGATTATCTTCCAATATCCCTATTGAATTGATTTCATAGCATTATTTACTTATTCttgattttatttgcaaatattttttaggaacatctgtaacatacatacatgaactCTTCCTATCTCTTATTGATTAATAAGTTTTGGATTctgtataattataaataataattttcattcatAGATTCTTAGTGCTGCTCACTGTGTGATAAACtaccataaatattattatgaaatttacgCTGGATTGTTGCGCCGAACGAGTTTTTCGAGCTCTACTCAAATCCGAGTGGTATCTCATATAATTGTGCATAAGGCATATGAGAGGCGTAGCATGCGTAACGATCTTTCGCTTTTACGTATGAGCGAATCACTGAATTTTAATCGTTGGGTGAAGCCAATATGCTTACCCGATATGGGTCGAACTACTGTTGGCGAAGATTGGATCTGGGGACCGGAACAGAACACGTTATGTACGGTTGTGGGTTGGGGCGCTGTACGTGAAAAAGGACCTGGAAGTAAGAAAAAAGTGTAACAGTGTTAAACAATTCATTCAAGTGCTGAATTCTTCGATTTTAGGTGATCAATTACGCGAGGTTGTTGTACCAATAAGGAAGCAATGTACAGAACTGGATGATAGACGGTCTGAAGACGTTTGCGCTGGTGATTCTGATGGTGGACGCGATGCCTGTCAGGGTGATTCCGGCGGTCCCTTGTTCTGCCGCAGTGCTAACAATACTGAAGAATGGTACTTGGCTGGAGTTGTCAGCCACGGCAATGGTTGTGCGCGTCCCGGTGAATTCGGCGCATATACCCGCGTTGCGCTCTACTTGGACTGGATCGAAATGGCGAAACAATTTCTAGCGAAACTTCAGCCACGGTTAACTTGTCCCGGTTACATTTGTGTGTGGGGAGGGAAACGCTGCATACCTAAAAAGCAGCGTTGCGATCGAGTTGTGCACTGTTTAGGTGGTGAAGATGAGGTAGGGTGCACTTACAACTTCATTCCAGATATGGTCGGCAGTAGCATAAATGAAACAGCAACAACTGAAAGTGATTATTATCCCGAAAATGTGGTGACACTCCCACATTGCAAAGCAGCGGAAACAGAACGCCAGGCCCGCGTGGACGAAGAGGAAAATGAAGATAGTACAACAGTATTTACAACAGAAATTCGAACAAGTGTTCCAGAGGATACTAAAGCCAGTAGAGTAAGCTCCACTGAGTTTAGTACGACGGAAATAACTAGCTCAGAGTCTATTGTGGAAGAAACTACTATTGCACAGACCCCTATCAAAGAATCAAGTGCTCCAGAAGTAAACAGCACTAAACCGACAACTATCGAAATCAGTACCGCGGAGCCCACTACCGTAGAAAGCGAAACCACACAGTGGACTGTAGCAGATACTACCGTAACCTCTGCCACCACGTCGGAAGCTATTACGACTACTACGGTAGGCAGTACTACAGAAATGAGCACTGTTGCTATAAGCACAACAGTGAGAGTTGAAACAACAGAAATGACCTCTACGGAAGTAACAACTGAAATTCCGATAACCTTTGAAATCAAAACAGAATCGTTAACGCCGTTTGATGTTGAAAATTTAGTTACAACTCATGCAACGGATGCTACGCTATCTACTACTGCCAAACCAGATACAACTCAGAcatcgaaaaaaataataattgatgtAACTTTAACTTCGGAAGCATCTAATGATTCAACTACGAGAAGACCTAAGAAGATTTTTAATTCTACTATGCCGGGAAAATTCGTCTGTCAAAGGTGTGtataaatagtaataatatgtattttctcggatatatgtatatacgagtaacTTCTTTTGTCATGGTCTTGGGTAATGTGTATCGCAATTTGTCGTGTTCGGTCGTctcacatttaaataaaaaagcaagGGTGTTTCTGAAATATCGCAATCCTTTGAAGTTTCACACTGTATGTAAGTCAAGTAAATTTTTGTGACCATCAATTTTCTACTCTAGTTACTTCTGAGCTGTCTTGGCCGGGTTGGGGTTACTTCAtccgaatatttttatattcttgcaacatcttgctacagagtataatatttttgttcacctaacggttgtttgtattacctaaaactaattgagatagatatagggttatttaTGTAAACAAGTATATAAGTGttcagaatgacgagacgagtcgAAATCCGCATGCCTGTCTGTTCATTCGTCTGtctgtgtaagctgtaacttgagtaaaaattaagatatcgtaatgaaaattGGACgatcgtagatgggcgtaattggacaaCTGtcgcgcccacaaaacgccattaatccaaatcatataaaatgccataactaagtactaaattaagataaagaaaataatttggcACAGGGAAACGCAGTAGCAAGGGTCATCTGTAAGCTAAATATgttgaaaaagtgggcgtggcccgccCCGTAAGAGGTTTAATCTACTCATCTTCCAAACCAATGATGCTGTGATAACTGAAATAGCTCAGGACAAATCACTTATGCACCACTAttgacactgtaaaaatggatgaaatcagatgataaccacgACCACTGCCCTTATAAtggtacttttaaaaactactataagcgcgataaatcaataaataaatacaccagtcataaaattttacacttgaGATGATATAacatggctttataggaaccggtgtcaaaattggatgaTGGGCAAGGCACCGCTCACATTTAGAAATCTCAGAACCTACTCGATCGAAatccacaattttaaattccatctgattttttcactttcaaaataaatctttgcacgaatagtgcctttaagatGTGTCAGctaatgaccaaaaattgtcaaaatcggatagtgactattcaagcccctata encodes:
- the ndl gene encoding serine protease nudel is translated as MSKMKLLTDDIDVFCPRSQRKCLKTFLFQILAISGITLMVLFLILVYHAIRLDRGGKDHTFDTLSLEHQKIQNNSPFVDLPRDGGIRAADGPTSNYEHKITNKYYPSLDVQHLHPPVSDHRHRRTLPDMLDPVFLERSPNFDSLFTKVRDKRTRKELDKLEKEYFRCKKESVKTSSCMVAFLKLYYLAKEISEKMEKMKEIFNDNEETHTRSKSSDSKESNELKEDVHKDDNSHEEITSKTESSLTTVTKEGGVAYQNSSTKDDEEQIHFSWIIDGQGDNFPNKDATKESTNGTTPSILPKTTTDKKVSLAVLDSTQTTVTLNKNLPNSTDHGTESAQTEAPKNHNDTSFTHTENESHKISWILDGFESDNETIPGDKPVIPETSAKPLKKNFTTEFVEHTSATTQATKMTVDDKPEKISWIIDGHHEEDEELKDKLTNTTQFSLSEESTFRSTDKVTWILDENQNEETTMKATSQSTMKIEDKPHRISWIIDGNDDNIVTASSTRTASTSTRDIFEELEEVTEAVEKEEDKLRKLKYDSIIEEENNSYDQYKFDVSTTTLPREPTPHLVMNQTVTLTNTTNVTITYGGDCVTTLKPIQDLEQERISGNNGSHLLDYPSSVENMLDSSEDHHSFKPIGQDITWPNNKNATTSTSTPYDPKVWEDLFRKNSMVQHRRDELIDTFEIGNIESMMKFGAKLNSANTNAFHDAQFLSLCDQMARRLQNKGTHIVSDTFTPAPSSQFTSRGPGGFPVTGETMKATAQFLYNPNFGMPTIPICFYLTPANFRVSNQHPMWSSYFQGMPVSYTSGPMSFNTPNGFFFLPQNVGPTANFFGQTGSTGIGGQSNMGNLFTKNAAPRKQQQQFFCTYMQNNNSPSGASGSGLGSNINAMGFSNGSFKMRTSGQNLSSDIIYASYTNIPDHLGHADHFQCPLPGQTGCYGGKECIQTSAWCDGYVDCSDSSDEAACRCIDRLASKRICDGYADCPMGEDELGCFGCSDLIYSCYDSPEEYTAFNRSTVSMCYSATEKCDGIMNCLNGRDELECNIIVKDVMDHMSHAVSSSSGFLFRNYRGEWYPVCNNAQKWANQACASESEFSATPNVTFRAITLPGPFIEPTLVGQAHFPQSCQQRDAHDKLVDQAAYVNCSTSMCGLVKKKTVKAFRRKRSRAMTASQTMKKQQQRGIFNGRIVGGSYSAPMQWPFVVAIYRDGKFHCGGTIYSENWILSAAHCVINYHKYYYEIYAGLLRRTSFSSSTQIRVVSHIIVHKAYERRSMRNDLSLLRMSESLNFNRWVKPICLPDMGRTTVGEDWIWGPEQNTLCTVVGWGAVREKGPGSDQLREVVVPIRKQCTELDDRRSEDVCAGDSDGGRDACQGDSGGPLFCRSANNTEEWYLAGVVSHGNGCARPGEFGAYTRVALYLDWIEMAKQFLAKLQPRLTCPGYICVWGGKRCIPKKQRCDRVVHCLGGEDEVGCTYNFIPDMVGSSINETATTESDYYPENVVTLPHCKAAETERQARVDEEENEDSTTVFTTEIRTSVPEDTKASRVSSTEFSTTEITSSESIVEETTIAQTPIKESSAPEVNSTKPTTIEISTAEPTTVESETTQWTVADTTVTSATTSEAITTTTVGSTTEMSTVAISTTVRVETTEMTSTEVTTEIPITFEIKTESLTPFDVENLVTTHATDATLSTTAKPDTTQTSKKIIIDVTLTSEASNDSTTRRPKKIFNSTMPGKFVCQRIPQIVELANRCDRILDCEDGTDEESCTCRDYLKGSLNILICDGKADCEDLTDEENCGDCNDSEFLCPLSKTCVPLQKRCDDGIDCAFKEDEKDCFALTNGKQIVLDTDRRPVLNNVGIFSRNSHGKWRVVCSHEIPFSEPIVTTAVNVCAQLGFKSLKFYNTTKLITHDSIVPIHPDIQKKSKNLRTHFSAIAEDNHHFSDVERQFRVKDHAFKARTQFIERVKDECFGLFVECEAKAYKVEPIKTVSAGEELSPTDLPLSVLKPDLETHGKPNVFVPPPSTLFMVKKKDEVLDKLNGLIESRKNMSLLIDNKLHEAVVELHWPWVVDVYVDGRLWCVGALVDKYWVLVHESCHYGVRFNANYIAVLLGGSKTKSLRHKSAHEQIQRVDCFEQVPKSDVLLYHLEKPVRFTHHVLPTFLPDFAKDEADESYQCIAILHDEQTGRIKAVSAIEERNDALCTVSDTSCFRLVANKPPTQLTEGLGLSDEDFASLSEEIALNEDFDNSNDSMGSTISRFTTCTQFGKKGVSHTAVEPVDQGILACRQSDSGWFPMALFDYNNTNCYSFKDSFALRTLEKVYGAIQKLIDQPKCEHSNGAPVCSTFRCTLGDCLEEEQICNGMNDCHDGADEDKEMCIGRKKVCQPSEMKCRSTYKCIPKTKFCDHIADCDDLTDEPTLCSCYTYLQATDPKKICDGIRNCWDKSDESPAICNCTSSHFPCGASSRECVPRDFVCDKEPDCPNGEDEKYCVGLEFPQELITQKAGFTKPPQIKHKQLPQFGQVIEQSYGVWHTKCFPRNSPPDVKEVRQICKKLGFSPYKQPSYRIIDDAVKKVVETNEWPDQRGRSFGDDHELPLAERYRSATKAVVVSKFSPLSLNEELTLFLKPSRHIAEVAHWNATDSDRCYRLEIKCM